The Ruminococcus sp. HUN007 genome contains the following window.
GCTTAAAAACCTGTCGTAATATCCTCCGCCGTAACCTGTACGGTTTCCCTTAAGATCAAAGGCTGTTCCCGGAACGATACAGAGAGCACCGGTAAAATTACGAACCAGTCGGGGTCTCGTCATATTCCGGCTCCGGTATTCCCATGAAAGAAGGTTTAAAATCCTCAAAACTTTTTATCATGA
Protein-coding sequences here:
- a CDS encoding 5-formyltetrahydrofolate cyclo-ligase, which codes for MTRPRLVRNFTGALCIVPGTAFDLKGNRTGYGGGYYDRFLSREKGRNTGRESATARLSLMRYLQNLTM